From Leishmania mexicana MHOM/GT/2001/U1103 complete genome, chromosome 9, a single genomic window includes:
- a CDS encoding inner membrane preprotein translocase Tim17,putative translates to MTSILDPRQPIEPLQRAMMVAKDSTLATAMLNVFGGYIMGFGFSLFGSMISAETSTQAMGTADFFRHSLRSAHRLGGSFAFFGFLFGGIEIALEKRRGRKDQWNPTIAGAIIGGGYGWRSYKHPGLAAGIVGGAAFSLVFEKMLDAMGMAQH, encoded by the coding sequence ATGACATCCATCCTGGACCCTAGGCAGCCCATCGAGCCCCTCCAGCGGGCGATGATGGTAGCCAAGGACAGTACACTGGCCACAGCCATGCTGAACGTCTTTGGTGGCTACATCATGGGCTTCGGCTTCTCGCTCTTCGGCTCCATGATCTCGGCCGAGACAAGCACGCAGGCGATGGGGACGGCAGACTTCTTCCGCCACAGCCTGCGCAGCGCTcaccgcctcggcggcagcttcgccttcttcggcTTCTTGTTCGGCGGCATTGAGATCGCGTTAGAgaagcgccgcggccgcaaGGACCAATGGAATCCAACGATTGCCGGCGCCATCATTGGTGGCGGGTATGGGTGGCGCTCGTACAAGCACCCCGGTCTGGCGGCCGGCATCGTGGGCGGCGcggccttctctctcgtgttCGAGAAGATGTTGGATGCCATGGGCATGGCCCAGCACTAA
- a CDS encoding MRP2, gBP25, protein MLRRVSTLCALRQRAGVTAMAVAGGLSANTSPFASQASPLQQARWASSDAAAPTSNNAHRTNNRNSNVQSQRGRRDTMPPAFDIVHWNDEDIAAGHLLRVVHRDGFIVLDYHRQRSVTVELREDGSRAANPNRAERVVTVTLPPVYVARFLGVLEGRMSKLEVQSRFTNASFMPNTAKGKHHYTLHCTSMKPTTGQIQTVDGADVHEETVEWTVEFDAAESLMLHRFLTQALHYNTGFSRKV, encoded by the coding sequence atgctgcgccgcgtctccactctgtgcgcgctgcgccaaCGCGCAGGCGTCACTGCCAtggccgtcgccggcggcctCTCTGCCAACACGAGCCCGTTTGCCTCCCAGGCATCCCCCCTGCAGCAGGCACGCTGGGCCTCCTCAGATGCTGCGGCACCCACGAGCAACAACGCACACCGCACCAACAACAGAAATAGCAATGTGCAGAGtcagcgagggcggcgcgACACGATGCCGCCGGCCTTCGACATTGTGCACTGGAACGACGAGGACATCGCTGCAGgccacctgctgcgcgtggtgcACCGCGACGGCTTCATCGTTCTGGACTACCACCGGCAGCGTTCTGTCACCGTCGAACTTCGTGAGGATGGCAGTCGCGCGGCGAACCCGAACCGCGCGGAGAGGGTGGTGaccgtgacgctgccgcccgtgTACGTGGCGCGCTTCCTCGGGGTGCTGGAGGGGCGCATGAGCAAGCTGGAGGTGCAGTCGCGCTTCACAAACGCATCTTTTATGCCGAATACAGCGAAGGGAAAGCATCACTACACTCTTCACTGCACGTCCATGAAGCCGACCACTGGCCAGATCCAGACGGTGGACGGCGCCGACGTGCATGAGGAGACGGTGGAGTGGACGGTTGAGTTCGACGCGGCGGAGTCATTGATGCTGCACCGCTTTCTCACGCAGGCCCTCCATTACAACACCGGCTTTTCCCGCAAAGTGTAG